The Lagenorhynchus albirostris chromosome 17, mLagAlb1.1, whole genome shotgun sequence nucleotide sequence gccgatgcaggggacgcaggttcgtgccccggtccaggaggatcccacatgccacagagcggctgggcccgtgagccatggccgctgagcctgcgtgtccggagcctgtgctccgcaataggagaggccacaacagtgagaggcccgcgtaccgcgaaaaataataataataaataaataaaaattgctgAGTGAAGGATGCTGCCAAGGTTTCTAGCCTGAGGATCCGGAAGAATGGAGTGGCCAGTCTGACAAGGAGAACAGCTTGAGATGGAAGAGAAGCAAGAGTTGGGTTTTGTCCCTGTTACGATTAAATGACTTAAACATCTAGATGGAAATGTCACATAGTGGATGTTAGGAATACGGAAAAAAGAGCAGTTTGGTTTGGGACTTGACATGTTTAAGCTGAGAAATGAGGTGATTTAGGCTGAAGATTGAGGTTTTATAAGACTAGGTATTGCAgaaggataaaatattttattgcaccCATGATGCCATTAGTTGTAATACCCaccaatatttttttaacctttaagaataaagaaaatactgCCAATTAAATTATGATAGGCATGCCAATTCCTGACTTGTTAAAATGTGGGAAAACACGGTCTTAGAATTAATGAAATACCATAGTTAATGTGTAATTTAGAAGGACAATGAGAAAAAGGGAGGGGCAAGTCTGAGATTAGATATATAACGGGGCAATAAGAGAGCTAATGGGTAAGAATTTGTAGTTAAAGAATGGATTTTGGAGTTTGAAGATTTCAAAAGTACAGCTGCTTCAAACTCAACTAATACCCTTCTGAAGTTGTACAAAACCCACAATATTCCTGTTGGTGGAGGGAAGTAGAAAGTGTGTAAGAAGGCCAGAGTAGGGTTTCTTAAGAAGAATTGTACCCCATCCACTTCATTGAATTTTACTGATGACAAAAATGAGGCCCAGCATTTAAATGACTTGCATAAGACCAAAGAACTTTTTAGTGGTAGAACCAAGATTAGGCCGTGGTTAAAGTTTTATAACTGGAAGGTGGGATTTTTAATTGAACAGTTGAAGCTTTGCTTCAAGCATTCCTATCTAAGATATTGTACACTTGAACACTATTGTAGTTTAATTTGGAAACACTTCTTTTTCAACAGCCTCAAAGAGTTGCTGAGAGCTAAATTAATTGAATGTGGCTGGAAGGATCAGCTGAAGGCACACTGTAAAGGTAATCTGTTTCATTTAGAAGATAAGCTAATTCCATAGCTCTCAACTGTGTTGGTTTGGAATTCATTAGAAAAATTATAGTCAGTATTTTAAGATATATTGAGTGCTCaagcataattttaaacaaatagaaaattgaaGCTTGTGGTAATAGATTACCTTCTCTCAGTGATAATATGTAGACCTATTccttaatttttagaaattttctttgtgtttctcttaAAACAAGTGAGGCAAGATTTCCTCTGGCATGGAATATGGAATCCCACCTTTTTTGCTGTGCCTACTCAAAGTGAAACATTAATTATTCCTAGTCTGTTTTTCTTAACACATTGAGCACTTTACGGTTGGCAGACTTACAGGAATTATATCTCCTATCTTTaacagtgttattttttaaaaaatcatctataaaagctcttagaaaattacatgtatttttaaaattataaaatgggaGCTTGTTAAATTGCAATTAGGTATTGATGATTATGCCATTAGATACAATTACAAATGTCACTAAGATGAGCCTCCTTCCTTTCTGGCTCAGCTTTTGGTATGCTGGAATTCTGGATATTTATAATGAATTCTCGTATTGGTTTCTACAAATGATAATAGAAACTATATCATTAACCGGAAGAAGGCAATGTGCCAAATTAATAAAAGCATAGACTTTGAGGTCATACAGACCTTCACTGGTAAGACTAGAGCTGGATTTCAAGTCGTGTTTGAATGAGTTATTTAATCTTTaagcctcacttgcctcacctcTGAAGTGGGAAAAATGCCCAGCCTGTCAGCTTATCGTGAATATTAAATGATGCAAAGCACCCAGCACATAATAGGGGTCCAATAAGTGTAaactcctttctccttcttttggcCCAGcctagagaagagaaaggagcgaAGGAGttgttctatattttaatttgggGCTGTGAAATTACAAGTTAGACTTAaattacagttttttcccctccATACATTCAAGAGCTGATATGATTATCGTGAAATAAGATCTGTGCAGTTGTAAGTTTCCAGTTTTTTACAAATATTAGATTTGAATTTGCAGTTCAGATTCATTCTAagtgttataattattttatgtttttgatctGGTGAATACATACTGTGTTTAAGGTTGAAATAAACcttcattagaaaagaaaaaaagaagtgtcctcttttttttttttaaagaccagtCTGTACTCTAAAAACATGATCTTAACCCTTCCTCTATGAAAATCTTTCTTACAGATAATGATTTTAAATGATatgatttgttttttgcttttgcatAAGAggtaattaaagaaaaaggactAGAACACGTTACTGTTGATGACTTGGTGGCTGAAATCACACCAAAAGGCAGAGGTAAGGAATGAATACAAATTGTGTGAAAGGAATTGTGGGCtaagacatgatttttttttctctcttttgctggTGCAGCTTTTCTTTCGTTTTACAAGGAAAAGCACCCTTTCCAAAATTATGTGGGTACTTGCATCTCCTCTTTGGGAAGAGTTATAGTTGCCTCACCAACTTTTGTGCATGGTCTTGAGTAACAAACAAGTAAGAGGTGTAAAACGTTTTTGCACTGTTAAAACAGTACACAAATGTAAGTTGATGTGGTTGTTAGAACAGATCATTTTTATAATACAGGATTTTGTAGAGGCAAATATTACCTGAAGCTAGGATTTGTAAACTTTAGCCTGATATTTAATAATTCAGAGCTTTACACCAGCCCCTGAGTCATTGCTCTCTTTCcttactaaaaataaacaaaaatgtcttCTTGAATGTCTAATTACGAATTTGGTAGCTCCATAACTTCATGGTCAGGGTAATTCATATTTAAGACTCATACTTCAACTACcttcttaatttctccctttaataCCTTGTTTAGAGAAgccaaaggaaagagaggaagtaGTATATTAACAAactattaacaaaatatttatatgtaataagTATTAAGTCAGGAATTACATCATATAATTAAGTGTAATGagattattttcatcatttcattTGAGGAAgtcagtggggggagggagagttgTATTGTAAGTGGAAGCAGGTAAATTAGATGACCCGTTAGTTATTTCCTCACACAGAAATAGTAAAAAGAATTTAAGTGTGAAaagtaaatgattttaaaattattactaaGGAATACTAGTCCCCTGAACTGCTACCATGTGGAAAGAGCGACAACATCTCATGGTCCTTTCCAGccatcttcccccccccccccccccatacgcgagcctcccactgttgtggcctctcccgccgcggagcacaggctccggacgcgcaggcccagcggccatggcccacgggcccagctactccgcggcatgcgggatcctcccagaccggggcacgaacccgtgtcccccgcatcagcaggcggactcccaaccactgcgccaccagggaagccctccagccaTCTTTTTAGGGCTGTTTACAGCTAAACAACATGACTTTTTTGCTCAATCATGTCTCaggaaaaggagggggaaaaagcaGTATTTATTGTTCTCCCCAtggatttatgttttaaaataaatttctgtaatttctttttctacttttcttctgtAATTTATGCTTAATCTGTTAACATTTAAGAACTTAATCTGTTAACAGGGTAGAAATCATCCTTTGCTTCTCCTTCAATACTTGTGTGTTGGACATTTCAATCCTTTGTAGCTCCCTTGCTAGAGaatgagcaaaaaagaaaagagaagtaaaaataaatcttttcttttattttcatagtgTTCTTTTTATTGTCAAGagaggtatttgtttttattttttaaattaacatacagtaaaattgacCCTTTTTTAGTGTCAGTTCTATGAACTTTATACACATGTATAGATTCACTCTAAAAAACTCCCTCAAGCTGTTCCTTCATAGTCACACCACATCTCTAACCCCAAGGCAGctgatctgttctccatcacCATAATTTTGATTAAAAGTATATTTAACGTACATAGTGATCACATTTGCAGTGGACTTGAATTAATTATGTAGTCTTTATTTCTAGGCAGGCTTACAGTAAATTTATAAAGAGGAGTATCTGTATAGTTAATTCCCTATTGTCCTTATTTTTAGTAgccaaaaagggggaaaatagtgtagatttatttattgacatttaatattaatttaaatttcaaagagcaggacttttttccctttttttttttttttccatgctacacggcttgcaggatctccaTTTCCCAACCAGGGTTTGAACTCGGGCCACACAACAGTGAAAGCCTGGGATCCTAGCCACtaggccaccagagaactcccattttcccatttttagtttaatattcTGAGTAGATAATACAGTTACAtggttgaaaattttaaaaataagcctaTAACAAATACAGCTACTGTTGAAGCTTTTGCATCTTTGCTCATTCAAGTATATGCATTTATTTCAATACAGTATTGCCAAATTACCTTCCCCAAAATGTTTTGTCAGTTTATTCTCCCACCAGCTAATATGAGAGGGCCAGTTTTCCCTCAGTCTTGCCAATATATACATTACTGACCTTTGGATTTTAGCCAGTCTCATTGGTAAAACATGCTATCtgaatgtggttttaattttcatttctgttgtgaGGTTAAACTTTTACATTCAAGAACTATATGcctctccttttcttcatctcctttgctcatttttctgtaaGCCTGCTGATCTTTTTCATATCAAATTGAAGAAATTGTGTAGTAGAGAGATTAGCAgtgttttctcagtttttgtttatggtAATTTTGACCAAGCTTATTAAGTTGTTGCATTTGAATCAAATTCATTAATCTTTTACAGCCTCTGTTTAAAAAAGGccttttctattcctagtttaaaGAATTTTCACATGTGCAATATATTTTTAGGTATTGGATAATTCATTCAAATAATGAATTgcaaatatactttattttctcaaatgtctttatttttttattgaagcataagggttacttttgaaattattttgttggTAGTCCTGAATAAAATACCAAATCTCAAATTGACGTATATTAATTGGGATCTTCTTTActcttatgtttttatttttatatttcagccCTGGTACCTGACAGTGTAAAGAAGGAGCTCCTACAAAGAATAAGAACATTCCTTGCTCAGCATGCCAGCCTTTAAGATTGAATTAGATTGTGttgttttgtggttttatttctgaaagtaaAACTTGCCATAAATTAGGAATTGATTTCccaaaataaaatccttttttgTATGATGGTATACAGTTTTCAGTAATGATGTATAcaattgtattgatttttttccctaaatgtgttattttaataaatatctcaTGAATGAGTTTGAAGTTTCCTTGGATTTTGGAATAAATGGGACTTTATTAATAATTCATCAGATTTGTTAAGAGAAAAAGTCAAGCAGTGAATATAGTTTAAGTGTTCAGTATGTAAATGTTAAGTAAGCAAATCTCTGTAATAACAGTTGAGGAGAGGTAAGCAGCCTCTTCTGATTGTTTGGATGTAGTGTATGCCTCTTTTGAATtcctataatattttataatatatgtccCACCTTGTACTACAGAtatcttatttcttatttgttaTAAACGCTGAGGGTTAGGACCGGGTCTTACTCATCTTTATGTGCCTTCCTTATTCCTCAAAGAATTTACCATCTTATTGGAAGAGAGAACATTTGCAAACTGGCTCCATACCAAGCTCCTCTCACATACTCTACTCATCTGAACtttgaaagcagaaactaaatTGCATCCCCACTTACTAAGGTCAAGAAAGAACTTAATGGGAAATAATCTCCACCCATAGCTTTACTCTGACATCAAGATTGGCAAATCCATGGACTTTTGTCTATTCTTATGTGACCTCTGCTGGAAAACAAGAATGTTGACCATCCGGCCACTTGGAACTCTTCCCACTGCTCACGTTGTTTATACCTACCACTGGAAGCTCCTTCTGTTTCTTGTGGATACCTTTTGCTGTATGGAACTTTAAATAATGGTGTTTCTTAGTGCTCCCTCTGGGCCCTCTGCCTAATGATATAATTTCCTGGGCAGATACCAGGAAAGTTGGGTCGGACCATGGCTTCAAATACTAACAGGTTGATAAATGTTAAATTGCATCTCCAGCCCAGCCTCCAGATCCATATACTCAACTGCTATGGATCAGCTTCCTTGAATGTTCCATAAACACCTCAAACTGACCCCACCTgagagtgattttctttttcctccagtaCTGCCCCTACTGTGTGGTGCCTCCCAGACATACAGATTACCTGAGGAGCTTGTTAAAATACTGATTCTGAAGGTAAGGGATACGGCACAAGATTGTGTATTTCAGGCAAGCTTCTCAAACATGCTCGTGCTGCTGATCAAGACCATTTTGAGTGTAGCAAGACTAAATTGTCCCCCTGCCTGCTTAACTTAGGCCCTCTTAGTTCAAGCCCAGATTACTTCAGTCGGCTCTTAATATTTCCGCACTCCAGTTGCTCCGTGTTTCCTCCAATATATCTTCCATATTATTGCCTAAGTGACCTTACTAAAATTCAAGCCTGGTCATTTTATTTCCCTACTTGAAATTTCTCAATAACTTCTTAGTTTGCAAGGTAAAATTCAAGCTCTGCCGTACCACCTAGGCCCTTCTTGATCTGCCATTTACTTATTTCTCTGGGTAAAGAGGCCCCAAAAGTACCAAGTTGTTACATCTGTAATACATTGGAAAATCCACGAAAATGGAAAGCCTTTCTACTTACGGCATTCCTACTTGCCCTTCAAAATTCAGCTTGAGTCAT carries:
- the ENY2 gene encoding transcription and mRNA export factor ENY2 isoform X1, producing MVVSKMNKDAQMRAAINQKLIETGERERLKELLRAKLIECGWKDQLKAHCKEVIKEKGLEHVTVDDLVAEITPKGRALVPDSVKKELLQRIRTFLAQHASL
- the ENY2 gene encoding transcription and mRNA export factor ENY2 isoform X2; translation: MNKDAQMRAAINQKLIETGERERLKELLRAKLIECGWKDQLKAHCKEVIKEKGLEHVTVDDLVAEITPKGRALVPDSVKKELLQRIRTFLAQHASL